From one Bacillus sp. FJAT-42376 genomic stretch:
- the ftsY gene encoding signal recognition particle-docking protein FtsY: MSFFKKLKESITKQSDTVSNKFKDGLTKTRSNFSNRVNELVSRFRKVDEEFFEELEEILIGADVGVATVMDLIDELKSEVKRRNIQDPLEVRDVISEKLVDIYDHGKESSSELNLKDGQLNVILVVGVNGVGKTTTIGKLANKFKNEGKTVVLAAGDTFRAGAIEQLEVWGQRTGTAVIKQSEGSDPAAVMFDAVQAAKARKADVLICDTAGRLQNKVNLMNELEKVKRVIEREIPGAPHEVLLVLDATTGQNAMSQAKQFSQSTNVTGIVLTKLDGTAKGGIVLAIRNELEIPVKFVGLGEKIDDLQEFNAQQYVYGLFADLVEEA, from the coding sequence ATGAGTTTCTTTAAAAAGCTGAAAGAGAGCATCACGAAGCAGTCTGATACCGTATCAAATAAATTTAAAGATGGTCTAACTAAAACCCGTTCCAATTTCTCAAACAGAGTCAATGAACTTGTTTCCCGATTCCGAAAAGTGGACGAAGAATTTTTTGAAGAATTGGAAGAGATTCTGATTGGTGCAGACGTGGGTGTGGCAACGGTCATGGATTTGATTGATGAGCTGAAGTCCGAAGTCAAGCGCCGCAACATACAGGATCCGCTGGAAGTCAGAGACGTGATCTCAGAGAAGCTTGTTGACATTTATGATCATGGCAAAGAATCCAGTTCCGAGCTTAATCTGAAGGACGGCCAGCTGAATGTCATTTTAGTAGTCGGTGTGAACGGAGTGGGAAAAACAACCACCATCGGAAAACTCGCCAATAAATTCAAAAACGAAGGAAAGACAGTTGTTCTGGCTGCGGGAGATACATTCCGTGCCGGTGCCATCGAACAGCTTGAGGTGTGGGGACAGCGGACAGGCACAGCCGTTATTAAGCAATCGGAAGGGTCAGACCCTGCTGCGGTTATGTTTGATGCGGTCCAGGCAGCAAAAGCGCGGAAGGCAGATGTACTAATCTGTGACACAGCCGGCCGGCTTCAAAACAAAGTTAACCTCATGAACGAGCTTGAAAAAGTAAAACGCGTCATTGAACGGGAGATTCCGGGAGCTCCCCATGAAGTACTTCTGGTCCTCGATGCAACCACTGGCCAAAATGCAATGAGCCAGGCAAAGCAATTTTCCCAATCCACAAATGTTACCGGGATTGTCCTGACAAAACTGGATGGAACCGCTAAAGGCGGAATTGTTCTGGCGATCCGAAACGAACTGGAAATTCCGGTGAAGTTCGTCGGATTAGGCGAAAAAATTGATGACCTCCAGGAATTTAATGCCCAGCAATATGTTTATGGACTATTTGCAGATTTAGTAGAAGAAGCGTAA
- a CDS encoding KH domain-containing protein, whose translation MIGLIETIVKPLVDEPDMVSVEENVQSRVIVYRLTVSRNDVGKVIGKQGRIARAVRSVVYAAGTRSSKRIQLEIND comes from the coding sequence ATGATCGGGTTAATCGAAACAATTGTTAAGCCGCTAGTGGATGAGCCCGATATGGTTTCGGTGGAAGAAAATGTTCAGAGCCGGGTCATTGTGTACCGTCTCACCGTCAGCCGGAACGATGTCGGAAAGGTCATCGGCAAGCAGGGCAGAATTGCAAGAGCCGTTCGTTCCGTTGTCTACGCAGCGGGGACACGCTCCTCTAAACGAATTCAGCTTGAAATTAACGATTAA
- the rimM gene encoding ribosome maturation factor RimM (Essential for efficient processing of 16S rRNA), which yields METKWFNVGKIVNTHGIRGEVRVVSVTDFPEERYQAGKKIFIFGEKDTAPKEVVEIESHRKHKNFDLLTFKGYPNINDVEPFKGMVIRIPESELTELDEHEFYFHEIIGCTVFTDDGKEIGKVREILTPGANDVWVIKRPRRKDALIPYIKEVVKEIDPTNKKIVITPMEGLIDDED from the coding sequence ATGGAAACAAAATGGTTCAACGTAGGAAAAATAGTGAACACCCATGGAATCCGCGGTGAAGTGAGAGTCGTGTCAGTCACAGACTTTCCGGAAGAGCGCTATCAGGCCGGCAAGAAGATTTTTATTTTCGGCGAAAAAGACACCGCCCCTAAGGAAGTCGTTGAGATTGAAAGCCACCGTAAACACAAAAATTTTGACCTGCTGACTTTTAAAGGTTATCCGAACATCAATGACGTGGAGCCGTTTAAAGGAATGGTCATCCGGATTCCTGAATCTGAGCTGACAGAGCTTGATGAGCATGAATTTTATTTTCATGAAATCATCGGATGCACCGTTTTTACGGATGACGGAAAAGAAATCGGCAAGGTCAGGGAAATTCTTACCCCCGGTGCAAATGATGTGTGGGTAATAAAGAGACCCCGCCGGAAAGATGCACTTATTCCATACATTAAAGAGGTCGTAAAGGAAATTGACCCTACTAATAAGAAAATTGTGATCACGCCTATGGAAGGGCTGATTGACGATGAGGATTGA
- the rplS gene encoding 50S ribosomal protein L19, giving the protein MQKLIEEITKEQLKTDLPAFRPGDTVRVHVKVVEGTRERIQLFEGVVIKRRGGGISETFTVRKVSYGVGVERTFPVHTPKIANLEIVRRGKVRRAKLYYLRELRGKKARIKEIR; this is encoded by the coding sequence ATGCAAAAACTAATTGAAGAAATCACAAAAGAACAGCTTAAAACTGATCTTCCTGCGTTCCGTCCTGGTGACACTGTGCGTGTACACGTTAAGGTTGTTGAGGGAACTCGTGAACGTATCCAGCTTTTTGAAGGTGTTGTGATTAAGCGTCGTGGTGGTGGAATCAGCGAAACATTCACAGTCCGTAAAGTTTCTTACGGTGTTGGTGTTGAGCGTACATTCCCTGTACACACGCCTAAAATCGCTAATCTTGAAATCGTCCGCCGCGGTAAAGTACGCCGTGCGAAGCTTTACTACTTGCGTGAATTGCGTGGTAAGAAAGCACGTATTAAAGAAATCCGATAA
- the acpP gene encoding acyl carrier protein, translating to MADVLDRVTKIIVDRLGVDASEVKMESSFKDDLGADSLDVVELVMELEDEFDMEISDEDAEKIATVGDAVNYIQSQQ from the coding sequence ATGGCAGACGTTTTAGATCGCGTAACAAAGATCATCGTTGACCGCCTTGGAGTCGATGCTTCCGAAGTAAAGATGGAGTCCTCTTTTAAAGATGACCTCGGAGCTGATTCCCTGGATGTAGTTGAGCTTGTAATGGAACTTGAAGATGAGTTCGATATGGAGATTTCTGATGAAGATGCAGAGAAAATCGCTACAGTGGGTGACGCTGTTAACTACATACAGAGCCAACAGTAA
- the smc gene encoding chromosome segregation protein SMC: MFLKRLDIAGFKSFADRASVDFVKGVTAVVGPNGSGKSNITDAVRWVLGEQSAKSLRGGKMEDIIFAGSDSRRGVNLAEVTLTLDNEDHFLPIDYHEVSITRKVFRSGESEYYINKQSCRLKDIVDLFMDSGLGKEAFSIISQGKVEEILSSKAEERRSIFEEAAGVLKYKTRKKKAEHKLTETQDNLNRVQDILYELEGQVEPLKVQASIAKDYLEKKEELEQIEVALTVHDIEELHKKWSSLTSSAEKGQEKEAELAQSVQAQELAIKESRTRIAGLDETIDRLQQLLLQTSEELEKLEGKKEVLKERRKNAQANRGQLEQLIQELTVKIDVLKKDLQAEEEKVVTLSAEMKEAKQLVKEKQMLLEAMNGNIDHDIELLKSEYFEVVNQQTSAKNESAYIMEQQRQQSVKNERVSDSNSKYLQERQILSEKKEKLQEELSVLEAKMDGQIGAFRDAQKKLESDKETYAKKESALYKAYQFLQQTRTRKEMLESMQEDYSGFFQGVKEILKARDRFPGIHGAIAELIKTKKEYETAMEIALGAASQHIVTDDEQTARTAIGFLKKNSYGRATFLPLSIMKSRKIGNADKMKLMEQPSFLGIASELAEYDSRYSSVIENLLGAVVVARDLKGANELSRLLQFRYRIVTLEGDVVNPGGSMTGGAVKQKTGSLLSRNREMEAITGQLKEMEAKTGQLEQQVKEMKLAIQEQEKLAESLRREGDELRTSLNTVQQAVKEAEWEVKNVNDHLTIYDAEKESFDQEQQRNETRLKELNTVMEKAGAKLEEMDKEISRLSALKNSQAESKASLQQELTDLKIILAGKQQSFENVAEKAGRLKEELEGSTGRLQEATEDLSLLTTEVTSNTSGEQTLSSASAEKLNEKNKTIEMIAEKRTERSDLQQALEKMELDLKESSRLYKQMADWLKDEELKITRLGIELDTKLNHLREEYLLTFERAKERYELTLEPEEARRKVRLIKRGIDELGTVNLGAIDEHERVSERYQFLHDQREDLLEAKDTLHQVIDEMDEEMKRRFSTTFDQIRAHFETVFQALFGGGRAELRLSNPEDLLNTGVDIVAQPPGKKLQHLSLLSGGERALTAIALLFSILKVRPVPFCILDEVEAALDEANVFRFAQYLKKFSEQTQFIVITHRKGTMEECDVLYGVTMQESGVSKLVSVRLDDTKEFAAVK; this comes from the coding sequence ATGTTCCTCAAACGATTGGACATAGCAGGATTTAAATCCTTCGCAGATCGGGCAAGTGTCGATTTTGTCAAGGGAGTAACAGCTGTAGTAGGACCAAACGGAAGCGGAAAAAGCAACATTACGGATGCCGTTAGATGGGTACTCGGAGAACAATCCGCCAAATCGCTGCGCGGCGGCAAAATGGAAGACATCATCTTTGCCGGAAGCGACTCCAGGAGAGGGGTAAATCTTGCAGAAGTCACGCTGACTCTTGATAACGAAGATCATTTTCTTCCGATTGATTATCATGAAGTAAGCATTACAAGAAAAGTCTTCCGCTCAGGCGAAAGTGAATATTACATTAACAAACAGTCCTGCCGCCTGAAAGATATCGTGGATTTATTTATGGACTCCGGCCTTGGGAAAGAAGCATTCTCCATCATCAGCCAAGGGAAAGTAGAAGAAATCCTGAGCAGCAAAGCGGAAGAACGCCGAAGCATTTTTGAAGAGGCGGCCGGTGTTTTAAAATACAAAACGAGAAAAAAGAAAGCGGAACACAAATTAACCGAAACCCAGGATAACCTGAACCGTGTCCAGGATATCCTATATGAACTTGAGGGACAAGTAGAGCCTTTGAAGGTACAGGCTTCGATTGCGAAGGATTATCTGGAAAAAAAAGAGGAGCTTGAGCAGATTGAAGTTGCCCTCACCGTTCATGATATTGAAGAGCTCCATAAAAAATGGTCCAGTCTGACTTCTTCCGCAGAAAAAGGCCAGGAAAAAGAAGCGGAGCTTGCCCAATCCGTTCAGGCGCAGGAACTGGCGATCAAAGAATCCCGGACGAGGATAGCCGGCCTTGATGAGACCATTGACCGTCTTCAGCAGCTTCTTCTTCAAACAAGCGAGGAGCTTGAAAAGCTGGAGGGGAAGAAAGAGGTTTTAAAAGAAAGAAGGAAAAACGCACAGGCAAACCGCGGGCAGCTAGAACAGCTTATTCAGGAACTAACCGTTAAAATTGACGTCTTAAAGAAAGATCTTCAAGCAGAAGAAGAAAAGGTTGTCACGCTTTCAGCCGAAATGAAAGAAGCGAAGCAGCTAGTAAAAGAAAAGCAAATGCTGCTGGAAGCCATGAACGGAAATATAGACCATGATATCGAACTCTTAAAAAGTGAGTACTTTGAAGTGGTAAATCAGCAGACTTCAGCTAAGAATGAATCTGCCTACATAATGGAGCAGCAGCGGCAGCAGTCTGTAAAAAATGAAAGGGTATCGGACAGCAACAGCAAATATCTGCAGGAACGGCAAATTCTCTCTGAAAAGAAAGAGAAACTTCAGGAGGAGCTTTCTGTCCTTGAAGCGAAAATGGACGGGCAGATTGGCGCTTTCCGCGACGCACAGAAAAAGCTTGAATCGGATAAAGAAACTTATGCCAAGAAAGAATCAGCTCTGTATAAAGCCTATCAGTTTCTTCAGCAGACCCGGACCCGCAAGGAAATGCTCGAATCGATGCAGGAAGATTATTCCGGCTTCTTTCAGGGTGTTAAAGAAATATTAAAAGCACGTGACAGGTTCCCCGGCATTCACGGCGCCATAGCTGAACTGATAAAGACAAAAAAGGAATATGAAACGGCGATGGAGATCGCTCTCGGGGCAGCTTCCCAGCATATTGTGACCGATGATGAGCAAACAGCAAGAACAGCGATCGGCTTTTTAAAAAAGAATTCCTACGGCCGCGCTACCTTTTTGCCGTTATCCATTATGAAAAGCAGAAAAATAGGGAATGCCGACAAAATGAAACTGATGGAACAGCCGTCATTTCTAGGCATTGCATCGGAGCTTGCGGAATATGACAGCCGCTATTCTTCCGTAATCGAAAACCTGCTTGGCGCCGTTGTTGTGGCCCGTGATCTGAAAGGGGCAAATGAACTGTCAAGACTCCTCCAGTTCCGCTACCGGATTGTGACTCTGGAAGGGGATGTGGTCAATCCCGGAGGATCGATGACAGGAGGAGCTGTAAAGCAAAAAACCGGATCTCTTTTGAGCCGCAACAGAGAGATGGAAGCCATTACCGGACAGCTTAAAGAAATGGAAGCAAAAACCGGTCAGCTTGAACAGCAGGTAAAAGAGATGAAGCTTGCCATCCAGGAGCAGGAAAAGCTTGCAGAAAGCCTCAGACGCGAAGGGGATGAGCTTCGGACCAGCTTGAATACCGTTCAGCAGGCAGTCAAAGAAGCCGAGTGGGAAGTGAAAAATGTAAATGATCACTTGACCATTTATGACGCCGAAAAAGAATCCTTTGACCAGGAGCAGCAGAGAAATGAGACCCGGTTAAAGGAATTGAATACGGTGATGGAAAAAGCCGGTGCAAAACTCGAAGAAATGGATAAAGAAATCAGCAGGCTTTCCGCGTTGAAAAACTCCCAGGCGGAATCGAAAGCTTCCCTTCAGCAGGAATTGACGGATCTGAAAATTATCCTGGCCGGAAAACAGCAGTCATTTGAAAACGTAGCCGAAAAAGCAGGCCGTTTAAAAGAGGAGCTTGAGGGAAGCACAGGAAGACTTCAGGAAGCAACGGAAGATCTATCGCTATTGACGACTGAAGTGACTTCCAATACGAGCGGAGAGCAAACCTTATCAAGCGCTTCTGCTGAAAAATTGAACGAGAAAAATAAGACCATTGAAATGATTGCGGAGAAAAGAACCGAACGCTCCGATCTTCAGCAGGCACTTGAGAAAATGGAGCTTGATTTAAAAGAGAGCTCCCGCCTTTATAAACAGATGGCAGACTGGCTGAAAGATGAAGAACTGAAGATTACCCGCCTAGGTATTGAGCTGGATACGAAGCTCAACCATTTAAGGGAGGAATATCTGCTTACGTTTGAACGGGCGAAAGAAAGGTACGAATTAACGCTTGAGCCCGAAGAAGCGAGGAGGAAAGTCCGCCTCATTAAGAGGGGGATTGATGAACTCGGAACGGTTAATCTCGGAGCGATTGATGAACATGAAAGAGTTTCAGAACGCTATCAGTTCCTGCATGACCAGAGAGAAGACCTTCTTGAGGCGAAAGACACGCTTCATCAGGTGATTGACGAAATGGATGAAGAGATGAAAAGGAGATTTTCCACTACTTTTGATCAAATCCGCGCCCATTTTGAAACCGTCTTCCAGGCCTTGTTCGGAGGAGGAAGGGCGGAATTGAGGCTTTCCAATCCGGAAGATCTTCTGAACACCGGCGTGGATATCGTCGCCCAGCCGCCAGGTAAAAAACTGCAGCATTTAAGCCTCTTGTCAGGAGGGGAAAGGGCATTGACGGCCATTGCCCTGCTATTCTCGATCCTGAAAGTAAGACCGGTGCCTTTCTGCATTCTTGATGAGGTAGAAGCTGCACTCGACGAAGCCAATGTTTTCCGTTTTGCCCAATACTTAAAAAAATTCAGTGAGCAAACTCAATTCATTGTCATTACACACCGAAAAGGTACGATGGAAGAATGCGATGTTCTATACGGTGTTACGATGCAGGAATCCGGAGTATCCAAGCTTGTATCGGTAAGACTGGATGACACAAAGGAATTTGCCGCTGTAAAGTGA
- the ffh gene encoding signal recognition particle protein, whose product MAFEGLADRLQQTITKIRGKGKVSEADVKEMMREVRLALLEADVNFKVVKDFVKRVSERAVGQEVMQSLTPGQQVIKVVKEELTALMGGEQSKIAVAKKPPTVIMMVGLQGAGKTTTTGKLANLLRKKQNRKPLLVAADIYRPAAIKQLETLGKQLNMDVFSLGDQVSPVEIAKQAIAHAKQEHHDYVLIDTAGRLHVDENLMDELSQVKELANPDEIFLVVDAMTGQDAVNVAQSFNERLGLTGVVLTKLDGDTRGGAALSIRAVTDTPIKFVGLGEKLDAIEAFHPERMASRILGMGDVLTLIEKAQANVDENKAKELEQKMRTASFTFDDFLEQLGQVRSMGPLDELLGMIPGAGKMKGLKNVQVDEKQIGHVEAIIKSMTKEEKQHPEVINAGRRKRIAKGSGTSVPEVNRLLKQFEDMKKMMKQMTSMSKGKRKGGMKFPFM is encoded by the coding sequence ATGGCTTTCGAAGGATTGGCCGACCGGCTTCAGCAGACGATAACGAAGATTCGCGGCAAAGGGAAAGTTTCCGAGGCCGATGTAAAAGAAATGATGCGGGAAGTCCGTCTTGCTCTGCTTGAAGCGGATGTTAACTTTAAAGTTGTTAAAGACTTTGTCAAACGTGTGAGCGAGCGCGCTGTCGGCCAGGAGGTCATGCAGAGTCTCACTCCCGGACAGCAGGTCATTAAGGTCGTTAAGGAAGAATTAACGGCATTAATGGGCGGAGAGCAAAGCAAGATTGCAGTTGCGAAGAAGCCGCCGACGGTCATTATGATGGTCGGGCTCCAAGGGGCAGGTAAGACGACGACGACAGGGAAACTTGCGAATCTTCTCAGGAAGAAACAAAACCGCAAACCTCTTCTGGTTGCTGCAGATATCTACCGGCCAGCTGCGATTAAACAGCTGGAGACCCTTGGAAAACAGCTGAATATGGACGTTTTCTCACTTGGTGATCAGGTAAGCCCTGTTGAAATTGCGAAGCAGGCGATTGCCCATGCCAAGCAGGAGCACCATGACTATGTGCTGATTGATACAGCAGGCCGTCTTCATGTGGATGAAAATCTGATGGATGAGCTGTCACAAGTGAAAGAACTGGCAAATCCGGATGAAATTTTCCTTGTCGTGGATGCCATGACCGGACAGGATGCAGTGAATGTAGCCCAGAGCTTTAATGAACGGCTCGGACTTACGGGCGTCGTGCTGACAAAGCTTGACGGAGATACCCGTGGCGGGGCTGCCCTTTCTATTCGTGCCGTAACCGACACGCCGATTAAATTTGTGGGTCTCGGTGAAAAGCTCGATGCGATTGAGGCGTTCCACCCTGAACGGATGGCATCAAGGATTCTTGGGATGGGGGATGTTCTCACCCTGATTGAAAAAGCTCAGGCGAATGTCGATGAAAATAAGGCAAAAGAGCTTGAGCAGAAAATGAGAACAGCGAGCTTTACGTTTGATGATTTCCTTGAACAGCTTGGCCAGGTCCGCAGCATGGGACCGCTGGATGAACTGCTCGGAATGATTCCCGGCGCCGGAAAGATGAAGGGGCTGAAGAACGTTCAGGTCGATGAGAAGCAAATTGGTCATGTGGAAGCGATTATCAAATCCATGACCAAGGAAGAAAAACAGCATCCGGAAGTCATCAATGCCGGACGCAGAAAGCGGATCGCCAAGGGCAGCGGTACGTCCGTTCCGGAGGTAAACCGTCTTCTTAAGCAATTTGAAGATATGAAAAAGATGATGAAGCAGATGACCAGCATGTCAAAAGGCAAGAGAAAAGGCGGCATGAAGTTTCCATTCATGTAA
- a CDS encoding putative DNA-binding protein, whose product MILEKTTRMNYLFDFYQSLLTSKQKSYMSLYYLDDYSLGEIAEEYSVSRQAVYDNIKRTETMLEQYEEKLLLLHKFQKRNAILKQLKELASETDREGQLLDLIEALDNLE is encoded by the coding sequence GTGATTTTAGAGAAAACGACGCGGATGAATTACCTCTTTGATTTTTATCAGTCACTGCTTACATCGAAGCAGAAGAGCTATATGTCTCTTTATTATCTCGATGATTATTCCCTCGGTGAAATTGCCGAAGAGTACAGCGTCAGCAGACAGGCCGTTTATGATAATATTAAACGGACCGAAACGATGCTTGAGCAATACGAAGAAAAGCTGCTGCTACTTCATAAGTTTCAGAAGCGCAATGCAATTTTGAAACAGCTTAAGGAACTTGCGTCTGAAACGGATCGCGAAGGACAGCTGCTGGATCTCATTGAAGCGCTGGATAATTTGGAATAA
- the rnc gene encoding ribonuclease III, with protein sequence MQKHTHYKERRNFAKKAEEFKQFQESVGQTFTNEKLLYQAFTHSSYVNEHRKKPYEDNERLEFLGDAVLELTVSHFLYNKYPTMTEGDLTKLRAAIVCEPSLVSFANDLSFGSLILLGKGEEMTGGRARPALLADVFEAFIGALYLDKGLDPVVDFLKKYVFPKVNEGAFSHVMDFKSQLQELVQRDGRGPLEYKILSEKGPAHSREFEAVVSLEGAVLGTGNGRSKKEAEQHAAQEALSKMQTNSK encoded by the coding sequence ATGCAAAAGCATACGCATTATAAAGAGAGAAGGAATTTCGCCAAAAAAGCGGAAGAATTTAAGCAATTCCAGGAAAGTGTCGGACAGACCTTTACCAATGAAAAACTTCTGTATCAGGCTTTCACCCATTCATCGTATGTGAATGAGCATCGAAAAAAACCTTATGAAGACAATGAGCGCCTTGAATTTTTAGGGGATGCCGTTCTTGAATTGACCGTCTCCCATTTTCTTTACAACAAATACCCGACGATGACAGAGGGAGATTTAACAAAACTGCGTGCAGCCATTGTATGCGAACCATCTCTCGTGTCATTCGCCAACGATCTGTCTTTCGGCAGTCTGATTCTTCTCGGAAAAGGGGAAGAAATGACAGGCGGCCGTGCGAGACCTGCACTCCTTGCTGATGTTTTTGAAGCATTTATCGGGGCGCTTTATTTGGATAAAGGGCTGGACCCGGTAGTCGATTTTCTGAAGAAATATGTTTTTCCTAAGGTGAACGAAGGTGCTTTTTCTCATGTGATGGATTTTAAAAGCCAGCTTCAGGAGCTGGTGCAAAGAGATGGCAGAGGGCCACTGGAATATAAAATACTTTCAGAAAAAGGACCTGCCCACAGCAGAGAATTTGAAGCTGTTGTATCTCTTGAGGGAGCAGTACTGGGTACAGGAAATGGCCGCTCCAAAAAAGAAGCCGAGCAGCACGCTGCCCAGGAAGCACTCTCCAAAATGCAAACGAACTCTAAATAA
- the trmD gene encoding tRNA (guanosine(37)-N1)-methyltransferase TrmD, giving the protein MRIDFLSLFPEMFEGVLHHSIMKKAQEKNAVTFNVVNFREYADNKHQTVDDYPYGGGAGMVLKPQPIFDAVQAIQESSDAEPRVILVCPQGERFTQTKAEELAGADHLVFICGHYEGYDERIREHLVTDEISIGDFVLTGGELPSMTIADSVVRLLPGVLGNEDSPVLDSFSSGLLEHPHYTRPADFRGMKVPDTLISGNHKLIEEWREEESLRRTLERRPDLLECYNFTDRQKKVLEKLKKR; this is encoded by the coding sequence ATGAGGATTGATTTTCTTTCCCTTTTCCCGGAAATGTTTGAAGGGGTCCTGCATCATTCCATTATGAAAAAGGCTCAGGAAAAAAATGCTGTAACCTTTAATGTGGTCAATTTCAGGGAGTATGCCGATAACAAGCATCAGACGGTGGATGACTATCCATATGGGGGAGGAGCGGGCATGGTACTGAAGCCTCAGCCTATTTTTGATGCTGTTCAGGCGATTCAGGAGTCATCGGATGCGGAACCAAGAGTCATTCTTGTCTGTCCGCAGGGAGAACGGTTTACCCAAACCAAAGCAGAAGAACTGGCTGGAGCCGATCATCTCGTATTCATCTGCGGTCATTACGAAGGGTACGATGAGAGGATCAGGGAGCACCTTGTAACGGATGAAATCTCAATCGGGGACTTTGTCCTTACCGGAGGCGAACTCCCCTCGATGACGATTGCAGACAGCGTTGTCCGCCTCCTTCCCGGGGTTCTTGGAAATGAAGATTCTCCTGTGCTTGATTCTTTCAGCTCCGGCCTGCTGGAGCATCCGCATTATACACGCCCCGCTGACTTCAGGGGGATGAAGGTACCGGATACACTGATTTCCGGGAACCATAAGCTGATAGAAGAATGGAGGGAAGAAGAGTCTCTGAGAAGGACACTTGAACGCAGACCCGACTTGCTTGAATGCTATAACTTTACGGACAGGCAGAAAAAAGTTTTGGAAAAGCTCAAAAAGCGTTAA
- the fabG gene encoding 3-oxoacyl-[acyl-carrier-protein] reductase, producing the protein MLLQGKTAIVTGASRGIGRAIALDLAKNGANVAVNFAGNEQMAKETADEITAMGREAITIKADVSDAEAVKDMVKQVTDRFGTLDILVNNAGITRDNLLMRMKEDEWDDVVNTNLKGVFICTKAVTRQMMKQRNGRIINITSVVGEIGNPGQANYVAAKAGVIGLTKTSARELAARNITVNAVAPGFITTDMTDKLTDEIKEEMLKQIPLAKFGEGQDIANLVTFLASENSAYMTGQTLHVNGGMFM; encoded by the coding sequence ATGCTATTACAAGGCAAAACAGCGATCGTAACAGGAGCATCAAGAGGAATCGGCCGCGCGATTGCATTGGATCTTGCCAAAAACGGGGCGAACGTCGCCGTTAATTTTGCAGGCAATGAACAAATGGCGAAAGAAACAGCCGATGAGATTACGGCAATGGGCAGAGAAGCGATCACCATTAAGGCGGATGTGTCTGATGCTGAAGCGGTCAAGGATATGGTAAAACAAGTCACAGACCGATTTGGCACACTCGATATTCTTGTCAACAACGCTGGGATCACTAGAGATAACCTGCTGATGAGAATGAAAGAAGATGAGTGGGATGATGTAGTGAATACGAACCTGAAGGGCGTATTTATTTGCACCAAAGCGGTCACAAGGCAAATGATGAAGCAAAGAAACGGCCGGATCATTAACATTACCTCCGTTGTCGGTGAGATTGGCAATCCGGGCCAGGCTAACTATGTAGCGGCCAAAGCGGGTGTGATCGGATTAACGAAAACATCCGCCAGGGAACTCGCGGCCAGGAATATAACCGTAAATGCTGTTGCCCCAGGGTTTATCACAACGGATATGACGGATAAACTGACGGACGAAATAAAAGAAGAAATGCTGAAGCAGATTCCGCTTGCCAAGTTTGGAGAAGGTCAGGATATAGCCAATCTCGTCACTTTTTTGGCCAGTGAAAACAGTGCATACATGACCGGGCAGACGCTTCACGTAAATGGCGGAATGTTCATGTAG
- a CDS encoding YlqD family protein codes for MKIMQTVHVMQVLTEKSKNKLLEGFNSSREQLHRECDQLYFQLKKLEKTNISTEMRQQYKKEIEKRKDKMKMVDFQIEQLHTLPLGSELKEEEVQALVEVEVGDTWQSPLSEKRIIVKDGMIIEIC; via the coding sequence GTGAAGATCATGCAGACGGTACATGTTATGCAGGTTCTGACTGAGAAGAGCAAGAACAAGCTTTTAGAGGGGTTTAACTCCAGCAGAGAGCAGCTTCACAGAGAATGCGATCAGCTCTATTTTCAGCTGAAAAAACTTGAGAAAACAAACATTAGCACTGAAATGAGGCAGCAATATAAAAAAGAAATTGAAAAGCGGAAAGACAAAATGAAGATGGTCGATTTTCAAATTGAGCAGCTTCATACACTTCCGCTTGGAAGCGAGCTGAAAGAAGAAGAGGTCCAGGCTCTTGTTGAGGTTGAGGTAGGGGATACCTGGCAAAGCCCGCTTTCCGAAAAACGCATCATTGTAAAAGATGGAATGATTATTGAAATATGCTGA
- the rpsP gene encoding 30S ribosomal protein S16, which produces MAVKIRLKRMGAKKSPFYRIVVADSRSPRDGRFIETVGTYNPVAQPAEVKIDEALALQWMQNGAKPSDTVRNLFSAQGIMEKFHNSKLNK; this is translated from the coding sequence ATGGCAGTAAAAATTCGTTTGAAACGCATGGGAGCAAAAAAATCTCCTTTTTATCGTATTGTAGTGGCAGATTCCCGTTCTCCTCGTGATGGACGTTTCATTGAAACAGTAGGAACTTACAATCCTGTAGCTCAGCCTGCAGAAGTGAAAATTGATGAAGCTTTGGCTCTTCAATGGATGCAAAACGGTGCAAAACCATCTGACACAGTTCGTAACCTGTTCTCAGCTCAAGGAATCATGGAAAAATTCCATAATTCCAAACTGAACAAGTAA